Proteins found in one Micromonospora sp. WMMD1082 genomic segment:
- a CDS encoding fasciclin domain-containing protein yields MTNTPAAATRPSRRLLPVAGAALAALLLVVLASSGGSGSGDGGAGAVDAAPAAVTVTGPLCDLLPAGSEPGNPSSLAGQPADQALQWIPVLTTFEAAVRATGLADELTRGVTILAPTDDAFVAMFSRTNLDELLLRDTDVLRDLLRDHLVTGVLPVSELIAAGTVTTVAGTTLTVTGRTVTGRGQTARVDEAETVCADYQAVDARIHVIDQVLGDLPSTAGEDDDGHPAH; encoded by the coding sequence GTGACCAACACACCTGCGGCCGCGACGCGTCCGTCCCGGCGCCTCCTGCCGGTTGCCGGCGCGGCCCTGGCCGCCCTGCTGCTCGTGGTGCTCGCCAGCAGCGGCGGCAGCGGCAGCGGTGACGGTGGCGCGGGGGCGGTCGACGCCGCGCCGGCCGCGGTCACCGTGACCGGGCCGCTGTGCGACCTGCTGCCGGCGGGCAGCGAACCGGGCAACCCCAGCTCGCTCGCCGGCCAACCCGCCGACCAGGCCCTACAGTGGATCCCCGTGCTCACCACCTTCGAGGCTGCGGTACGCGCCACCGGCCTGGCCGACGAGCTGACCCGGGGGGTGACCATCCTGGCCCCCACCGACGACGCGTTCGTCGCCATGTTCTCCCGGACCAACCTCGACGAACTGCTCCTGCGGGACACCGACGTGCTGCGCGACCTGCTGCGCGATCATCTCGTCACCGGAGTGCTGCCGGTGTCCGAGCTGATCGCCGCCGGCACGGTGACCACCGTCGCCGGCACCACTCTCACCGTCACCGGCCGCACTGTCACCGGTCGGGGGCAGACCGCCCGCGTCGACGAGGCCGAGACGGTCTGCGCCGACTACCAGGCGGTCGACGCCCGCATCCACGTCATC